In Sphingobacterium sp. SYP-B4668, the sequence TCCATCTAAATAACTGGCCTTATTCTCAGCCATATCTAAATCTCCAGCATTGATTTTGTGATTCTTGAAGAGTTCGAACAACAGCATCGCCTTATTAAAATACGTCTTTTTCATTTATTTAATAGTGAATGTTAGCTTCCATTGTATTATCGAGTTCGTTGTTACGTACCCAATCATTTACATCTTGATTTGTCTCTACGGTTTTATTCTGAACACAAATTTACAATGAATGGTACTAAGAACCTATCATAGTTTAATCATTTTATCGAAACCAGTACACGAACTCCCGATATCATTTCCCAAAATTAAAATCTTAACGGTTTTCTCCTTTATTTAGAAAGCACAACTATTATTGGGTCAGCAACTGCTTCCAAACTACCTCGGAGCGCGATACTCTGAGTAAACGACATTAGGAACACACGGCTAATAATCAAGGAAGTAGGACAAAAAAAAATGCTGATGACTCAGCACTTTTTAATAAGCTATTTCGATTATCGATTTCAGAGGAATCAATACACCACTCTTTATCTGTAGGTACCGATCGGTCACAGACCATACGGTGGTCTCGATACGTTTTGGTCCGTCTACAGTCTGAAACACAATAGTTGTTTTAGATTTGAATGCATTTCCCAACCGCAATGCTCCCTCAAGTTTATCTTTCAATAGATCGGAATGATCTTCATCGGCAGGTATAATCTTATATTTCGGCAATTCTTCTTTCGCTATTAATTCTCCAATCATCATAGTCATTAGTTTTAAGTATATTTTAAGAACCCTCTCATAAGGTACAAACGAACTTTTTATTTCCTTTTGTATCCGCTAAGCTAAATTTAAATATTGTTTAATAGATAAACAATAGCAATTCGCATTTTTTCGTTTACACGATGTGTTTTGATCAAGAGATTAAGATTTTGTGACATTTCGCTTATCTTTGATTACATGGCAACACAAGAAAGACCTTCGACTTACGAAAAAGACTGGGAAGTGAACTTTACTCACTGTTATGCAAATGGATTGATCAAGTTTTCGGAAATCAGCAATATGCTGCAGATTACAGCGGGAGAGCATGCAATTGCAGCTGGTTTCGGTTTTTTTGAAATGGCCAATAACAACCAAGCGTGGGTGCTAAGCCGAATCCGAATGGAAGTAGAGGAACTCCCAAAATGGCTAGACCATATCACCATCAAGACGTGGATACAGGAGTTTCAGGGTGCCCGCTCAATTCGCAATTTTGAGGTGTGGAGAAAAGGAAAACGCTACCTCACGGCTACGACATATTGGGCGGTAATTAATACACTTAAAAGAACGTCCGAAGACTTGGCAATACCTACAGTCGGATTTGAAACCTACCCCTTACAAATAGCTACCTCGAAACCTTTCTCTCGACTGGATATACAGAGAGATACCGCTGTCGTAAAAAATCATCAAGTGGTATTATCTGATCTGGATATAGTTAAACATGTAAACAATGTCAAATATATGGAATGGTGCCTAGATACCTTAAAACCTGAATTGGTACTAGAGAATAATATCCGAGCACTAGAAATGAATTATCTCCGGGAACTGCGGTATGACGATTGGGTGGAGATATCGAGTTCACATACGGACAATGAAATCTTCTTCAAAATAAAGAAAGATGAAAAAATAAGTTTTCTGATGCAAATCGAACTAAAATAGAAAAAGGGGTGTAAAACCCCTTTTTCTATTATTCATTAGTATGTTCATTTAACTATAACGCCCAAGCGTGTTCACCCTTTTTATAAGGATAGTTACCATCGTATTTACCTGGAATTTTGACGTAGCGAAGTGCCTTTGTAGACCCTAGCTCCGAACTAAAAAATCCTGTAAGTGTCAACTGTTTGAACATTGTGAACCAATGTGGAGGGAGACTCTCTGGAACGCGATACATCTCATTTTGCTTGAGTGCTTCTTTCTCACGTTTCTCCTTTGTCTCTTCGTCCTGTTTTTTATTAAATTCGCCAGCCTCTTTGTCCAGAGTATTGACAAATTTGGTTTGATCTTCTTTGCTCAATTCCTGAAATTTCTTCCCGAAATCTTTTTTAGCGCGATCGTCCACACCATTAATTCCTTCTAAGAAAGCTTTTTGATGTGCTTCATTATAACAGTCCCTAATCATCACCGGAATGAAGTCACCCACTCCTGCTTCTTTCGCACCTGGAGTACTTGTTTTTGGGAGAATTGCTTCCGCAAGGTCACCTAAAAAATCTGTCGATTCTTTTGTAAAAAGCGCCTCCACATCTTTGGATGCAGAACGGCTACAACCTTCCAAGAAAAGATTGGCTCCGATCACGGCTCCCCCCATTATGAAGGCAACCCTTTGTAATGCTTCTCTTCTATTCATATCTTTTTATCGTAGTAAAACGTAAAATTAAAATTTGTAATTTATATCCCAACCTGTACGGTACTGTCTCTTCACAAATTGATTGACAGCATCGAAGTTGGTTACTTTCATTTGATTATTGTCCCACAACAATTTCAAATTACGTCCTGG encodes:
- a CDS encoding acyl-[acyl-carrier-protein] thioesterase, yielding MATQERPSTYEKDWEVNFTHCYANGLIKFSEISNMLQITAGEHAIAAGFGFFEMANNNQAWVLSRIRMEVEELPKWLDHITIKTWIQEFQGARSIRNFEVWRKGKRYLTATTYWAVINTLKRTSEDLAIPTVGFETYPLQIATSKPFSRLDIQRDTAVVKNHQVVLSDLDIVKHVNNVKYMEWCLDTLKPELVLENNIRALEMNYLRELRYDDWVEISSSHTDNEIFFKIKKDEKISFLMQIELK
- a CDS encoding gluconate 2-dehydrogenase subunit 3 family protein, which encodes MNRREALQRVAFIMGGAVIGANLFLEGCSRSASKDVEALFTKESTDFLGDLAEAILPKTSTPGAKEAGVGDFIPVMIRDCYNEAHQKAFLEGINGVDDRAKKDFGKKFQELSKEDQTKFVNTLDKEAGEFNKKQDEETKEKREKEALKQNEMYRVPESLPPHWFTMFKQLTLTGFFSSELGSTKALRYVKIPGKYDGNYPYKKGEHAWAL